In Lolium rigidum isolate FL_2022 chromosome 3, APGP_CSIRO_Lrig_0.1, whole genome shotgun sequence, the genomic window gtcggcctgaaaagtcaagaggcagtgcgaacaatgaagccaccgacgaccaagaaggaactccaaagtctcatcggcaaaatcaatttcgtcagaaggttcatctctaatctgtcgggacgaattgagccgttcatgggattggtaaaaatcaaacccgatgaggagtttcaccgggggcagagcaacagcgagcgtttgatgagattaaagagtatctaacgaagccgcccgtgttggttccgcctcgACAAGAcgggccattctatatttaccgtcgcgtagccgatacttctatcgcctcggtggtagtgcaaatctatgatggcatggaaaggGTTGCTTTCTACCTCggtagaaggatgttggatgcgagaGACGAGGtaccggagatcgagaagttgtgcctccgcCTATTTTTTAcccgcaccaagcttcgtcacatctttcgacggcgagaaatcgtcatcatttgcaaatcggacgtcatcaagcacatgtcgTCGGCTctcgttttgaaaggccgactcggtaaatggatgtttgcattatcggaattggatctccggtatcaacctgcgaaagcagttaaAGGACAGGCCCTGGCCGATCTGATCGCTGAGCGaatcaatactaatatagcagcactgtctatacgtgcatgggccatgttcttcgatggattagTTTGCGAtggtggttgcggcatcggcattctactcgtgtcgccccggggggcaacctataccttctccatcaggctatctaccccttgcaccaataatgttgctgagtatgaagcagtacgtaaggggatggagttgctaattgaagccggggcagaggcagtggaactctttggagactcaaagttggtgatctcccagctcacggacgagtaaaagtgtgagagcgagtcgctcttcccgttatggatgcattgccgcgagctgatgacacagttcaggtacataaacttcaactgggtcctgAGGTCCcagaatacggaggcgaacgatctcgcacagatggcgtcaggctataaggagacagtggaaggagccgatgtccagatacatttcatggagccacatgactggagagccgatatcttcaattacttgaaagatccggctcggggggcacctaaacggacaaggtacaaggccatgaagtatgtccttattggagatgacatgttctacagaaccttggaagggttacttctcaaatgtttgggaacgtaccgaggcaaatcggctcttacacgaagtgcatgaaggcgcctgtggaactcatcaatcggctcataagatgaagtggttgatcaggcgatcagggttttattggcccaccatgcttgaggactgtttcaattactataaagggtgtcaagcatgtcagaagtttgggagcattcagatggtacccgcatcagcaatgaaccctatcattaagttggccatttcgaggatggggcatggacatgatcggcaaaatccatcctgcatcgagcaaaggccacgagtggatcttggccattacagattatttcactaaatgggtggaggccgtccctatgaagtatgTGGCATCAAAGGACGTcatcagtttcgtgaaagagcatgtcatccacagatttgggattccccagaccatcacgaccgacggaggttcggttttcgtttctcgcgagttcagagatttctgcgagagcatgggaattaagttgatccgatcatctccatactatgctcaagcaaatgggcagggtgaagcgtccaacaaaagccttatcaacctgattaagagaaaaatcgacgagtaccctaggcgttggcacgaggttttgtcggaggctttatgggcttatcgcatgtcatgtcatggagcggtaaAAATCTCGttgtaccatctggtctatggacaagaagctgtgttaccctgggagatcacggctgggtcgagacgtgtcacgtttcagaatgacttgacaactgaagaatatgcagccctgatgagtgatagcgttgaggatctgacggaacttagactttgggcacttgagaaaattaaggagaacaaggccaaagtAGCTCGTGCATATACCAAGAAGGTGAaaccaaaggagttccatgttggtgatctggtatgggaagctgtgttgccgttggggactaaggacaaggcgtatggtaaatggtctccaaattggcacgggccgtacagggttgaccaggtcctaaagggcaatgcatacatgctcgagcagttggatggtgtgaagttcccagtggccgtcaatggccagcatctcaagaagtatttcccaagtatgtgggatgatgggcagtgaaatacgggggccgattttaaatcggccagtaaaaaagttTTTTTCATCAACTtgagcagtggaatatgggggccgatgtatgaaatcggccgatataaaaaaaatctaaacaaaagcatagccgatgcactgaccatcgactttagagctgaaaagccgatgcggggccatcgactatagaggaacaactgttatttcaggtcaccattcaattttacattcgattgtgggactggccttgttggcgttttgggcaaagaccgatgtattgccatcggcttctCGAGCAATGATAATCGGAGGAATTAAGCAtagaatccttcttcattgatttaaaaagggaattttttacaaggaggagccgattgctcacgagaagaggaagaaaaggaggacagattgctactactagtcctattctaagtggtccctactctaaggaccgtcgctgtcctcgtcgtcgccgttgtagccgccgccggtcttcgcttgccggcgagctcctcgtcgctatcgCCATAGCCCTCaatgggggcttcttcctcctcatcatcgtcgtcttcgtcgtcatccgaccgggCCCggcccgcggaagcgcttcgccggcggctcgtcagaggaggtgtcgtcctcctcttcctcctcgttggaggaggcgtcgtccttctcatcctcctcttcttcctcttcgtcggagggggtgaagctaccccaggagaggagttcatcctcactctccgccaccagttccccgttgatgaggaaccggaggtcgtcctccccatcggtcaggggcaagtcgccatccgacccgacgagggcctcgggtgggccatctagcacgaagtcgaagtcccactccggctcatcccattggttgtgctctggcatcggctcgcttgaggaagaagattggaaggagagagccgatgcagcaggggaggaggatgagtccatggtggaggagggcttttcggtggctagtactgaggaaggggatgaagaagcaagttgctcgacgcggttaaataaaaggggatatagtggagatttaatgctgtggcgATTTTCGAGAACATGGTGCCGAATCTGTCAAGtcatgcagagaagctgagaaggcaaggcatcatgatgaaagattccgcgacggttctgctctgccacgacgtgaccctacgaagcagaggaaaaacagagtggttttgaaattatcattaccaaaaccaggggggcatgtgttaccaccagaatttaaccaagtctggagatgggccgtgattaaatgggcttagaagatatacatggaaaatattcccgaaccggccttgtacaagaagtttgggtaagattgcccgtgtatctgtaaattatagtaggatacgtgtcggttagaattaagagatagagtttagctcgtacccgGTTGGGTttgttcccaagttagaaagtctacggactataaatatgtatctagggttattgagaaaagaagacgatcacgttcacaacaaatcaatctaggcgcatcgccaccccttgtttcgagggtttctcccgggtaagcaacatcttgcctagatcgcatcttgcgatctaggcgatatcgatttattcgttgttggtgttgctcgtgctgaagcgtttttgatggcgagcaacacccttatcttaggtgttttggggttgatgacaatgctttcacgatgtatttgtttagctacgctacccctcgatacctagctgtccttacacctattttaggtgtaagggtagcgtcttgcttgttcgttatttagtagatctaatctgttatagttgctccttgtttcttcaaggattggtttgatatccgtatggttaggccttataaacgggttgaaggatccggtagtgcgtaaggtgtggttcattaagctctagagggattgttccggggataaaactcacgttggtttttaggcctctttagggctggttttccatcatcttacgtatctgctaggctcaattacgcataggatgttccgattatacggtgaaaaccctagactatcgtagattagtttagcttgatattgataaagcatgatccccatgtccttataaatctaacatgaaccatggggcaatcggctctttgagccgatccacgagaacaacttaagagccgatcggggctcgtatttaatgtttacgtgtttgccatgcggaGAAAtcggtcgaagcaatccatcaccttcctgaccaggtataggttaggtggcacgccctcgtaagcagcaggacgtgtgccagaaggcattgcgggccgtcgcccgagggatcaGGGTctaccgcaatcctgggagcctcccggctctactgtgttgcccgtcgatactcgccggtgggtttttgaccgcaacaaatAGGGACATGTCTTATTCTCTGTCGATCTAGAACTAACTCACTCGATTTCGTGTGTAACTATGATTGAAGGATGTGCAATTGTATTTTTAACAAATCAAAAtgtccccaggtttgacatctgtgtgtctcataaaggtggaatattcattcagtgggagacgacgttcccgtcgacagcgagacgcctgtggtgacttcgtcaatttcaagatccaatccgccggctcagtcttccggaggtgctcataggggtaggggtgtgcgtgtgtgcgttcataggggtgagtgtatgcgcgtgtatgtgagcatctgcgtttgtactgtgtttctcaaaaaaaatgtaaatttaactgttgtactttttttttttggacctGAAGTGTTCAAGAGTTGTCGTGTGGGATGGGAGCTCGTCCCACATGTCCTCCACGCCCACCAGGCCACCACTCTATCGCGTCTTGCGTTAACAAAGGGCCCCTCTGCTGTTAAATCCAATCGCAACCGAAACCTCGCATTCTGAACACTGCCCGCCTTGGATTTTCGCTGTTCCAAATCCCACTTCCACTTCCGTCCACGCCCACTCCTCGGCAACCGACAACAACcccagcaaaacaaaacaaatgtaaGCCAAAATCCTACTGCCCACACTAGTTCTTCCCCAGCCAGCCTTCTCTGCCTCGTCGGCCGAGCTCTCCTCCTTCCCCAGTCAGTCCACGCTCCCGTCACTACTCACTAGCGTCGCACACCCCCGGCAAAACCCCACGCGCCCGTCCCCCCGTTGTCGCTCGCCGTCCGCGCGACCGACGGCGTCCTCGCGCCAACCTCACCCAACGCCATAATGCGAGCCGAGCAGGAGTAGGTACACTCTAACACTCGAGGGCCGCGCGCGCGTGGTGCGTCCCTTCGCGTTCCTCGTCTGCCTGCGCGCGCCATGGGCTGCAAGGGCTCCAAGCTCGACAGCCAGGAGGCGGTGGCGCTCTGCCGCGGCCGCGCCGacctcatcgccgccgccgcgcgccaccgCTACGCGCTCGCCGACGCGCACGCCGCGCTCGCGGGCTCCTACCACTCCCTcgccgcgccgctccacctcctcctccagctccaggCCCCGACGCCGCACCTCGCGCTACCTTCCAACCGCAAGGGCGGTCGTGGCGCGCGGCAGCCGCCTTCCTCGTCCGTCCCGGACCGCCATTACCCCACCTCCTCGCACGTGCGCtgcgagtcctcctcctcctcctcctcctcgggatccGAGTCGCCCTCCTCGCCGCCCGAGTCGCCcacgcgccgcttcctcctccccgAGCAGCAGCGGCACCCGCTCCCACAGCCGGACTACTTCCCGTACGCGCCCGACCCAGCGTTCGCCTACCAGCCGCCCGCCAACCCCGCGTTCGCCTACCCGCCGCCCGCCAACCCCGCGTTCGCCTACCCGCCGCAGAGCACGCTGCAGTTCTACTACGCGCGCAGCCGCCCGCCCCCGGCCTCCGTCGCCGTCGCGCAGCGCGCGCCGGTGTCCGCGCGGGCGCGCTACGGCGCGTTCGACGCCGCTACTGGCGGCGGCCACCCGCAGCCGCATTACTACCCCTACGGCGGCGAGCCGGCCGCGCCGCAGCAGAGGGCGCCGGTGGCacagcctccacctccgccgcctcgggAGAACTCGTGGGACTTCCTCAACGTGTTCGAGAACTACGACGACTCGTACGAGAGCAGCTACTACTACAAccccgccgccgcggcggccgccgcgtaCACGCCGAGCCGCAGCTCGCGGGAGGTGCGGGAGGAGGAGGGCAttccggagctggaggaggacgacgaggaggtcgTCGTCGTCAAGGAGATGGCCAGCGAGTACTCCACCGTCGGCACCAGCCGCCCAAACCGCCACGGCTCCGTCGGTGCTGCCAATGCCTTCGCGGAGCTCGACAAGCCGAGGAACGCGCGACGGAGGCCACCGGCGTACCGCAATGTGGCCGCGCCGGTACCGGAGCCGCCGGCGCGGAGGGTCTTCGACAGTGCGGTTGATCCTGCAGGCGCGATGAAGACGCAGCTCGTTCGGGTGGCGgaggcggccagggagctcgcgccgCTGCTCGAGGTCGGGCGGCCGAGCTACCAGGGGCGCAGCTCGGTTTACCACGGTGAGCTACTGCTTGGTCAATGGAAATGCTTGATCTAACTAAgtctacccgcaaaaaaaaaagtttatcaGTGATGCAATGTGCATAGTTTGACTCTGTTCCATTGTTTGAAGCTGCTTCATCACGGATGATGTCTGCAATCTCTGTGCCGCATCTGGGGTGCAGGGACGTGGACACGTTGGGCA contains:
- the LOC124697559 gene encoding protein ROLLING AND ERECT LEAF 2-like — protein: MGCKGSKLDSQEAVALCRGRADLIAAAARHRYALADAHAALAGSYHSLAAPLHLLLQLQAPTPHLALPSNRKGGRGARQPPSSSVPDRHYPTSSHVRCESSSSSSSSGSESPSSPPESPTRRFLLPEQQRHPLPQPDYFPYAPDPAFAYQPPANPAFAYPPPANPAFAYPPQSTLQFYYARSRPPPASVAVAQRAPVSARARYGAFDAATGGGHPQPHYYPYGGEPAAPQQRAPVAQPPPPPPRENSWDFLNVFENYDDSYESSYYYNPAAAAAAAYTPSRSSREVREEEGIPELEEDDEEVVVVKEMASEYSTVGTSRPNRHGSVGAANAFAELDKPRNARRRPPAYRNVAAPVPEPPARRVFDSAVDPAGAMKTQLVRVAEAARELAPLLEVGRPSYQGRSSVYHAASSRMMSAISVPHLGCRDVDTLGMGVAEEPKVVGSWSLSLTLEKLYFWESKLYGEVKAEEKMRLLLAKNSKRLKLLDQRGAEPQKIDATRNLLRKLSTKIKIAVRVIAKVSRKINKVRDEELGPQVNTLIQGFEKMWQDKLQSYQIQFQLMSEAKNLASVISGGNSRDLAMELELELIKWIINFSSWVSAHRNFAKALNGWLALCLSYEPGTAPTYSPGKIGAPLIFVICNRWSQAMDQISEKDVVNAMQALVSSVRHLWEPQNLDPSERIVAIREREKWTKMLERKALEMNKEADELNRKLALVPGQQSFQRRPTIQTYEAHRIEVSSVHTNLRLVVQALENFAADSLQAFQEILREADEATRPSRENSRVR